TGAGCACACATACATTACGTTATTATGAAAAAGAGAACATATTAATTGCAAATCGCGATACAAATGGGAATCGAATGTATGAAGAATCACATATAAAGTGGTTGCAGTTTGTAATGAAGTTAAAACAAACGCAAATGCCGATAGCGAAAATAAGGGAATACGCTAGATTATATACAGAAGGAGAGCACACAACGGAAGCTCGTTTACAACTTTTAGAAGATCATAAAAAATCTATTCAAACTCAAAGAGAAAACTTAGTAATTACAGAGAAGATGCTTGAAAATAAAATTATCGCATACAAGGACTCGTTAGAAAGTAAATAGCGTACAAAATATTTCGTTCTTTGTTGCATGTTGAAAAGGGAGTACAGGTCTTTGTTTTGGAGTTTATCTATGAGTATTTTATTATAATGTGCCGATAAATTAAAAAAGAGCAGTTAGCTAAAAGCAACTGCTCGATTCAAAGGGATCTCCAAGGGGGAATGGAGAAAATATTTTGTTACTACCATTATTAACAGATTATTGAGAAATATACATATGGATTTAAGAAATTTAAAATATTATTTGGTTAATAGAATCCGGGTGTTGACACTTTATCAATTGGTCATGTAGAATATTTATGAATGACATTCAGTCATTTCTATGTGAAAGGGTGTAGATAAGCAACTTTTATATGCAGTTAGCTTAATAACGGAACAAATATAAGGATAAATGAGGATGATATTGGTTTTTTAAATAGTAGTTAGCGTGAGATTATATTTTTTAACTAAAAATGACTGACGGTCAGTCAGTAGATAATAGAAGGTGAGAGATATGAAAAATAAAGCTTGGTTATATGTCATATTAACATGTATCTTTGAAATATTTTGGGTGTTCGGTTTTAATACAGCTCATACTTGGTGGCATTGGGTCATTATTGTAGGAGTTATCGCTGTTGATTTTCACTTCCTTTCTAAAGCGTGTGAACATCTTGCGACAGGGACAGTATATGCGGTGTTTGCTGGGGCTGGTACTGTAGGTACTTTCCTAATGGATGTATTCCTTTTCGGCGGCAGTTTCAGTGTAGGAAAACTATTCTTTATCGTGATGGTCGTAGCGGGCGTGATCGGTTTAAAACTGGCTGATAATAAAGAGGAAACTGTGGAAGAAACTATGGAAGGAGCTGCTTAAAAATGGGTTGGTTTTTCGTGTTTTGTGCTGCAATTAGTGAAATAGTCGGTGTGATAGGCCTTAAAATGTATAGTAAAGATAAGACGTTGACAAATGGAGCGATTTATATAGGTGGATTTGCAACTTCCTTCGCATTCTTATATACGTCTTTCTTGTTCTTACAAGTAAGTGTGGCTTATGCGGTTTGGATTGGTATTGGAACAGCAGGCGCAGTTTTATTAAATATGTTTCTGTTTGGTGAATCGAAAAGTAAGGCACGTTTGATTAGTGTAGCTCTTATCGTATGTGGAGTTACGGGATTAAAGGCTCTTTCATAAGAAATTGATATTAAAGTTGAATCTCCTAACGATTTGTTGGGAGATTTTTATTATGAAAAGTGCACTATGATTGACAGTACAGCTAGTTATTTTATAAAATGAGTGACAGTCATTCAATACGCGTGTGAAAGGGTTTAGATGATGAATAAAAAAGAAAAAATTGTCTATGCAGCTATTGAAGTGTTTCAGGAAAAGGGCGTTGAAAAAACGAAGATTTCTGATATCGTGAAATTGGCTGGCATTGCACAAGGAACTTTCTATTTATATTTTCCTTCTAAGTTATCTGTTATGCCTGCAATAGCAGAAGTGATGGTTGAGAAGATGATACTTGCAGTGAAAGAAAAAGTACAGAACGATGCACCTTTTTCAAGTAAAGTTGAGCAAGTGATAGATGCGGTATTTAACTTTATAGCTGAATATCGTGAAATACAAGCATTAATGTATGCGGGTCTTGCATCTACTGAACATATAAAAGAATGGGAAGCTGTATATGAGCCTCTTTATATATGGCTAAGCGAATTTTTAAGCGAGGCAAAAGAAGCTGGTGAAATTCGTGATTCGGTTCACGCAGAGCGAACAGCGAAGTTATTTATCGCTCTTGTTGAATCAGCAGCGGAACAAGTTTATTTATATGATCATAAAGATGATGAGCAAGTCGAGCTACAAAAGGCAGAAGTACTAGATTTTTTAACACATGCACTACATATAAAGAAATAGTGAGATGAACCTGTCTGAAAAGGTAGGTTCATTTTTGAGGAAAACTGAATGATAGTCATTCACCTAATGCGTATGTGTGTGTGGAAGGATACAGTGAAATTCTAACGAGTAGGGGGCATCTCTACTCATGATTAGCCCACAAATAGAAGGATAAAGAAAAAGCTTTTTGGGTATTATTTTTTGATAGGAATTTACGGGAAGAGGTGTTAAAAAGTGAAGAAACCGATAAAAGAACAAAAGATGGTATTGGTCATTCTTTTGAGTAATATATTTATCGCTTTTTTAGGGATTGGATTAATCATTCCGGTTATGCCATCCTTTATGAATGATATGGGTTTAACAGGGAAGACGATGGGTTATCTCGTTGCAGTTTTTGCAATGGCTCAGCTTATTACTTCACCTATTACGGGGCGCTGGGTCGACCTTTACGGTAGGAAGAAAATGATAATCATTGGATTATTTATTTTTGGTGTTTCAGAGCTTCTTTTCGGATTAGGAACAGATGTATGGATGCTCTATGCAGCGAGGGTGTTAGGCGGAATTAGTGCTGCGTTTATTATGCCTGGTGTTACGGCATATGTTGCGGATATTACATCTATTCAGGAACGTCCAAAGGCGATGGGGTACTTATCTGCGGCAATCAGCACTGGATTTATTATAGGGCCTGGAATCGGCGGGTTTATTGCAGAATACGGTATACGTGTACCTTTCTTTGTGGCGGCAGTGATTGCTTTTGTCGCATGCGTGATTTCTATATTTATTTTGAAAGAGCCGTTAACGAAAGAAGAACTTGCAGAGATTTCTGCTAATACGAAAGAATCCAGTTTTATTGGAGATTTAAAGAAATCATTAAATCCAATGTATGCAATCGCATTTATTATCGTATTTGTACTCGCATTTGGATTATCGGCATATGAAACGGTATTTAGTCTGTTTTCTGATCATAAGTTTGGTTTCGCGCCGAAAGATATTGCTGCAATTATTACAATTAGCTCAATTTTTGGGGTAGTTGTGCAAGTATTTATGTTTGGCAAATTGGTTGACATGTTCGGTGAGAAAGTATTAATTCAAATATGTTTAATTGTAGGTGCAGTTTTAGCGTTCGTTTCAACTGTAGTCTTTAATTATTGGATTGTACTTCTCGTTACTTGCTTTATTTTCTTAGCATTTGATTTACTTCGTCCAGCTTTAACGACGTTTTTATCAAAAGCAGCTGGAAAAGAGCAAGGATTCGTTGCTGGTATGAACTCAACGTATACGAGTTTAGGAAATATCGCAGGACCAGCGATGGGTGGAATATTATTTGATATAAATATTCATTATCCATATGCTTTCTCAGGAGTTGTTTTAATAGTTGGTCTCGGCATTACATTTATGTGGAGAGAGAAACAGCTAGCTGAAAGTTTTGCGAAGTAATAAAACCCCTTACGACGGTAAGGGGTTTTTGTTTTATAAACTTAATCCAAACCGCTTTAATTCAATAAAAATTCCCTCTAATTGCTTTCCTTTATCCGTTAAAGTGTACTCTACACGAGGCGGAACTTCTGGATATACTTTTCTCGTTATAATCCCTTGTGCCTCCAATTCTTTTAGTCGAAGTGATAATGTTTTCGGACTAATACCGTCCATTGATTTTTGTAAATCGCTAAAGCGTAATGTTCCTTCGATAAGAAGGTCGCGAATAATTAAAAACGTCCATTTTGTACTAATTACGTCAAGCGTTTTAGCGATAGGACAAGGTATGCCTGGTAAACCTTTCGTTAATACAACTGGATCTATATTGGTCATGAAAATAGCCTCCATAAAAAAATCGAATGAATTTGCTTTATAGTATCACAAAACTATACTTTTGGTAACTATATGAAAAAAATATCACTACTTCCATAAAGGAAGTTAATGCATATACAATAGCAATACGAAATACAAAGGGTTTGTATGAGGAGGTGGTGATTTCCATGAGTATAAAAAAGTTGTTTGGGTTCTTTAGTTTTTTTGTCATTTGTATTGTGCTTGTAGCATGTAGCGTGGAACAAAAAACTGAAATCCAGTTATTAAAAGAAATGCCGAAGCCAAAAGCAATGACAATTGATCCTTCACTAAATAAAAAGGAAGCGACAGAAATTGTGCATGCAGCGCAGCGTTTTTATGCATTTTGGGATACAGGTAAAGAGGAACTTATTCCGCAGACTGTTACTGAAAATTTTTTCGATAACACACTGCCGAAAGGGCGACCACAAGGCACTGAAGGATTAAAATTTGCGGCGCAAAATTTTCGTAAAGTCGTTCCCGATATACATTGTGAGATTGAAGATTTATTAGTTGCTGGTGATAAAGTCACAGCTCGTCTTTCTTTTACAGGAACTCATAATGATAAGAAAATCAATTTTTTTGCAATTGATATTTTACATGTGAAAGACGGCAAGATAACGGAAGATTGGCATTTAGAAGATAATCTTACGCTGAAACAACAACTTGGGTTAATAGCTGAAGAGTAAATTATATAGGGGAGAGAAAAGTGATGAAAAATATATTTATTATAAATGGACATGAAAAATACGGTACGAAAGAAGGACGATTAAATAGAACGTTAGTTGATTATATGGTAACGGTATTAAGTGAGAATCATCATGTGAAAACAACAACGATTCAAGATGGCTACAATATTAAAGAAGAACAAGATAAGTTTTTATGGGCCGATGTTGTGATTTATCAAACACCGATTTATTGGTTTAGTGTACCGGGCTTATTTAAAACGTATATGGATGAAGTATATGAATACGGTTTGTTCTTTAAAGGTGCAGATGAATACGGAACAGGTGGTTTACTAAAAGAGAAGCAGTATATGTTTTCTACAACTTGGAACGCACCTGAAAAAGCATTCGGAGATAAGACGAAGTTCTTTGAAGGAGAAAGTTTAGAATCAGCACTTAGTCATTTACATCGCGTGCAGAAGTTTCTTGGTATGAGTCCGTTAAAGAGTTTTGCTTGTTATGATGTGGTGAAGAATCCGGATATTGAGCAATATTTATTGAACTTGAAAGATCACTTAGATGGAGTAATTAAATAATAGTTTGTATCTGTATGTGGAGAAGGTACTACTAAGGATGTAGTACCTTCTCTTTCATGAAATACGTTGAAAATCTTTACTTATACAGGACTGTTTTAGTTTTTTTGATTTTATCAAATATTTAATATCAGAGATGTTATCATATGAAAGCTGAATATGATAATAGTTAATATACTCAAATAATGCAAAAACATAAACAAATAGTGCGAATGATAGCCCAGCTAAAGGTAATTGCGGAGACCAAATTGCAAAATCAATAGTAAACATAATAAGTCCTGCGATAATCAATCCGATATTTATTCTTTTTAGTACTTTTAAATATTGAATCATCCTAATAGGCGTAACAGATGTTTTCTCTTTTTTTAGTCGTTTCCACTTTACGTACCAGTACATTGTTCCTTGTAATAAGATAAATTCTAAAAGAAGAAGTGAGACCCAAAAAGAATATAGGGAATATAAATGTAACGTAGGATAAGCATAATTAAGTAAGTAACTTGTGAAAATAAAAGTAATGACTGAAAATAACTCACCTGTGTATAGATAGGAAAGTCTTTTTTCTAGGGTGCGTTTCATTGTTCGTCTCCTTTTATAAAAACTCAAACTTTAATACGTGGACGGCTGTATCCATAACTTCGCAAAATTTGCCCAACCGAATGAATCAATTGTTACATTTTTTAAAGAAGAAGGGTATGTTTTTCTTTTTAAAACGTGATAGTTAAATAAAATGATGTGTTCTGCTTGTAAAAATTCTTCGATCTCATACACCAGCTTATAGCGCTTCTCTTTATTTTCTTCTAATAAAAAAGTATCTAGCAAACAATTAATTTGTTTTTCATAGTGAGGGTCCATGAACCGATTTATGAAGCAACTTTTATTTTTAAATACATTTAAGAATGCAATTTCATGATCGGCAGCAAATACTTCTCCCATTAAAATAATATCGGCATATTTATTAATAGAACGATCCATATAATCTGAAACGAGAAATGGGTGAAGTTCTACTTGTATACCTAAACTTTTGCAACGTTCTTTTAGGAAGTTTGCATCATTTGCACTATCTTTAAATGCGAAGAAATAAATATGAACGGTTTCTCCATTATATGTACTCTGTTTTAAATACTCTTTCGCTTTTTCTAAGGAATAGGATCTTTTAGGAACTTGTCGGCTTCTCTCAGGGAAGAAGCTTGATGCAGCAATTGTTCGTCTGCCTTCTATGTTACGAAGTATCGTTTCAACGTCATATATTTCTCGCCAAGCTTTACGAAAGTAAATGTCGTGATGAGGACCAGGTTTTGTAAAGTTGAAGCTAGCATAAATACAACCTATTTCTTCTATTTGTATATCATGCCTTTCATCTTCTTCTTCATTTGGTAGTTCATAATCAGCATCTATTTGCACATGATCAGGAATACCCCAAAATTCAATACGGTCTAATAACGCGCGCTCTTTAAAATAATGGGTGAACGCTTCGAGTACGATATTGTCTTCAGAGTAATGAGCAAGTTTGAAAGGTCCAGTACCTATATAATGATGATTTTGAATACTCGCATCACGCGGCAAAATTGCTAGTTGCATGGAACTTACATAATGTAAGAAAAATAAATTTGGTTTTGCTAAATGGAATCGAATTTGCAGTGGTGATGGTGTTTCAATTTGAACAATTTCTTCTGTTAACCATTCGAAAGGGGATTGAACTTGCTTTAGTCTTTCAAATGAAAATTGTACATCTTTAGAAGTTAAAATAGTTTCGTTATGAAAATGTATATCTTTTCGTAAATAGAACGTCCACGTAAGCCCGTCTTCACTTAATTCCCACGTATGCGCAATATGTGGTTCCATTTTTCCCTTAACATTGTTATAAACGACTAATGTATCAAAAATTTGACTCGTAAGATGGCTCTCTGTAGTTACAGCTACAAAAGCGGGATCTAATGGGAATATCTTTCTTGATATAGGAATCTTTAATATGTCATACATATCATTTGAAGGCTCATAACCAAAATGCTGATGAAGTTTACCTTCAATGTTCTTGTGAAGTGCAGGAGGCAGGGGTTCTTTTAAAAGAAGAAAAACATCCTTTAATTTTTCTTGCGCTAACAGTTCATCTGTATAGGATTCAAGCGCTTCTACGAAACTATGTACAAATATAATTTCCGTTTTATTTCCGCGACCTCGCCCTGGTGTCCACTTAATTAATTGCTCCTCATTCATTTTCTTTAATAAAATCTTCACGTTTTTCGTACTGCAATATAAAACATCTGCTAATTCTTGTAAGCTATTTTGGATATGTTGTTGATCTTGTGCGTGTAGTCTTAGTCTAATGTAATAGTCCATAATTTTCATATGTATACACTTCCTTCTATGATAAAAGGGGAAACTCTTTAGAATATTCTAACCTTTTTCTTCCTCTTTTTCAAAGTAAAATGAATAAGCATAAGGGGGGGGAAACAATGGGATTTTGGAGTATGCATCGAAATATAAAAATTAGAATTATAACTTCGTTTTTAACACGTACTGTGTCCACGATGATTTTTCCATTTATGGCGATTTATTTTTCAATAAAGTTAGGTAGTGCAATTGCTGGTGCGTTACTACTTATTAATGTCATAGCTTCATTAGTAATTGGTTTATACGGTGGATATGTTGGGGACCGACTTGGACGTAAAAAGGTAATGATTATCGGTCAAAGTATACAAGTCATTTCCATTGCTTGTATGGGAGTTGCGAATTCAGATTATGTAGATTCACCGTGGTTAACATTTATCTTTATGTTAGTGAATAGTTTAGGGTCTGGACTTATGAATCCTGCGACAGAGGCGATGTTAATTGATGTGAGTACACCTGAAAATCGAAAAGTGATGTACAGCATAAACTACTGGGCGATTAACTTATCCATTGCAATTGGAGCGATATTTGGTGGATTACTATTTGAAAACTATAGATTACAACTGTTTATCGTATTAACAGTGGTTGCGGTTATTACTTTATATGTGATGGCTGTATATATAGAAGAAGTGTATGTAGCACGAAAAACAGCAGAAAAGAAAAATATATTAAAAGATATGGCAGAAAGTTATAAAGTTGTGATGAAAGATAGAGCGTTTTTAATTTTTTGTGCAGCAAGTATATGTACATTATCTTTAGAGTTTCAAATTAATAATTATTTAGGAGTACGTTTGCAGAAGGAATTTGAAACGGTACACTTTTTCTTCGGTAATGGTGTTACGTTTGATTTAACAGGTATTCGCATGCTGAGCTGGATTTCAGCAGAGAATACAATTTTAGTTGTGTTATGTTCAGCTCTTCTTATTAAAATGCTGAAACGCTTCAACGATTTGAAAATTTTATATGTAGGTTTATTCATTTATACAATTGGATTTACAATACTCGGAACGAGCAATAGCTTATGGATTTTATTAATTGCAGGGCTTTTCCAAACGGTAGGCGAGATGATGTATGTGCCGGTTCGTCAATCTATAATGGCGGACATGGTACCAAATGAGGCAAGAGGTTCATATATGGCAATCAATGGAATGGTCTTTCAATTGGCGAAAATGAACGGTGCATTAGGAGTTATGTTAGGTTCGTTTATTGCATCTTGGGGCATGAGTGCTCTGTACTTTATCGTTGGTATGAGCAGTATTTTATTATTTATGAAGGCGATAGGGAAAGAAAAGTATGAGGATGAAAGGGAGGTTTCTCAGATTGGATGAAACTATATAAAAAGCGAGCCAGTTATACTGGGACTCGCTTTTTATATAATTTTAAAAATCGATCAACTTCAGCTAAATCTAGGTCGGCATTAGGGTTTGTTAATAAATTGTTCAGTTCACCTACTTCTGAGAAAGCGATACAGAGTAAAAACATCTTACTCAAAAAATATTTTGAATAAGATGTTTTTAACTATTTAAGCAGATATTTTACTAAAAGGGATTAATATACTACCTACAAACATTTCATATGTAATTTTCGTTCATGTGTTTTTGCTATTTAATTCTTATTTACAGCTAGCTGATTTGCAGTGTTTTTTTGAATTTTTGTTACAGAATAAATAGCAGAAATAAGGGCTAAAACAACCATAATACCACCAATCCATGTATTGGTAGTAACAGGATAATGATTTACTAGTATTCCCCCTAGTCCAGAACCTAAGGCAACTCCCAGATGTAGGAATGAGGTGTTTAATCCTAATTGAATATCAGAGGAATCAGGAGCAGCTTGTACGAGATAACTTTGTACAGACGGACTAAGCATCCATACTAACGCCCCCCAGAACAATACATCAATAAATAAACTAATTAATGAATTTGTAGCAAGTGGAAGTAAAAATATAGAGATTGCTAATAAAACAAGAGCTATTGGAATTGTTTTCGCTCCTCCAAATTTATCAGATGTCCATCCTCCGATCCAACCACCTGTTATACTAGCTATACCAAATATGAGTAATACTAGACTAATCATATTTACAGACAATCCCATTGTGGCTTGTAAAAACGGAGTGAAATATGTATAGACTGTAAAATGACCTGTTAACTCCAAAACTGATATAAGCTGTATCATTATAATTTTGGGGCTTTTTAGTGTTGCTAATTGCTCAAGTAAAGGGACAGGCGGCTGAGGTTGCACTGTCGGTAAAAATTTGATAATACCTAAAGTAGCTATAATACTAAGGAGTGCAACTAATACAAATGTCATTCTCCATCCAAAATTCTCTCCTATTAAAGTTCCTAGAGGTACTCCAAAAACCAAAGAAGCACTTAGACCCATGAAAATAAGACCTATAGCACGACCTCTTAAATTAGGTGAAACAGTACTTGCTGCCAGTGTAATAGATAAAACAACAACAATTGAACAGCTTGCGGCAAGAATTATTCTTGCTACTAATAACATTGCAAAGTTGGTGCTTAATATGGATAAAACATTACCTAAAAAGAAAATAGACATGGAAATAATTAATAGTTTCCGTCGTTCTATTTTGGCGGTCAATGCAATTAAAATGGGAGAGCCAAAAGCGAAAACTAAAGAAAAAATAGAAATTAACTGACCAACCGCCCCTACTGAAACATGTAGATCTTGAGCAATCATATCTAATATACCTGCAATGACTAACTCCACTGTCCCAGCTACAAATGTAGCTAGAGCTAAAATGAAAATTCCTTTGTTCATCATGAATTCCTCCTAATATATAAATGAATTACAATGGAATAGTAACACTTATAGTTCACTCTAATGCAAATAGTATTTTGAAAATACTATCTGCGTAATTGCAGCGTCTAAATAGGAGCGCATGATTTGAAAGTAGCATTTGGCTACGTTCAGAATGGAAGTGAAATTCCTAATATATTAATATAATTTTAAAGAAAGTTTTACTATTTGTTTAAAAATTTGACTGAACCAATCGAAATAGGAACAAGATAACTTATGAAGGAATTTATGAATCTTTGGAGACAAAGGATTTCTATAAGCCTATAGAGGTAGAAAGGTTTTAACTAACTATAAAAACAGTGGAAATAGTCCATTCAATAGTAGTTAATA
This genomic interval from Bacillus cereus contains the following:
- a CDS encoding MerR family transcriptional regulator, coding for MYTISEVAKLLGVSTHTLRYYEKENILIANRDTNGNRMYEESHIKWLQFVMKLKQTQMPIAKIREYARLYTEGEHTTEARLQLLEDHKKSIQTQRENLVITEKMLENKIIAYKDSLESK
- a CDS encoding DMT family transporter is translated as MKNKAWLYVILTCIFEIFWVFGFNTAHTWWHWVIIVGVIAVDFHFLSKACEHLATGTVYAVFAGAGTVGTFLMDVFLFGGSFSVGKLFFIVMVVAGVIGLKLADNKEETVEETMEGAA
- a CDS encoding DMT family transporter; translation: MGWFFVFCAAISEIVGVIGLKMYSKDKTLTNGAIYIGGFATSFAFLYTSFLFLQVSVAYAVWIGIGTAGAVLLNMFLFGESKSKARLISVALIVCGVTGLKALS
- a CDS encoding TetR family transcriptional regulator, which codes for MMNKKEKIVYAAIEVFQEKGVEKTKISDIVKLAGIAQGTFYLYFPSKLSVMPAIAEVMVEKMILAVKEKVQNDAPFSSKVEQVIDAVFNFIAEYREIQALMYAGLASTEHIKEWEAVYEPLYIWLSEFLSEAKEAGEIRDSVHAERTAKLFIALVESAAEQVYLYDHKDDEQVELQKAEVLDFLTHALHIKK
- a CDS encoding MFS transporter, translating into MKKPIKEQKMVLVILLSNIFIAFLGIGLIIPVMPSFMNDMGLTGKTMGYLVAVFAMAQLITSPITGRWVDLYGRKKMIIIGLFIFGVSELLFGLGTDVWMLYAARVLGGISAAFIMPGVTAYVADITSIQERPKAMGYLSAAISTGFIIGPGIGGFIAEYGIRVPFFVAAVIAFVACVISIFILKEPLTKEELAEISANTKESSFIGDLKKSLNPMYAIAFIIVFVLAFGLSAYETVFSLFSDHKFGFAPKDIAAIITISSIFGVVVQVFMFGKLVDMFGEKVLIQICLIVGAVLAFVSTVVFNYWIVLLVTCFIFLAFDLLRPALTTFLSKAAGKEQGFVAGMNSTYTSLGNIAGPAMGGILFDINIHYPYAFSGVVLIVGLGITFMWREKQLAESFAK
- a CDS encoding winged helix-turn-helix transcriptional regulator; the protein is MTNIDPVVLTKGLPGIPCPIAKTLDVISTKWTFLIIRDLLIEGTLRFSDLQKSMDGISPKTLSLRLKELEAQGIITRKVYPEVPPRVEYTLTDKGKQLEGIFIELKRFGLSL
- a CDS encoding ester cyclase, which codes for MSIKKLFGFFSFFVICIVLVACSVEQKTEIQLLKEMPKPKAMTIDPSLNKKEATEIVHAAQRFYAFWDTGKEELIPQTVTENFFDNTLPKGRPQGTEGLKFAAQNFRKVVPDIHCEIEDLLVAGDKVTARLSFTGTHNDKKINFFAIDILHVKDGKITEDWHLEDNLTLKQQLGLIAEE
- a CDS encoding NAD(P)H-dependent oxidoreductase is translated as MKNIFIINGHEKYGTKEGRLNRTLVDYMVTVLSENHHVKTTTIQDGYNIKEEQDKFLWADVVIYQTPIYWFSVPGLFKTYMDEVYEYGLFFKGADEYGTGGLLKEKQYMFSTTWNAPEKAFGDKTKFFEGESLESALSHLHRVQKFLGMSPLKSFACYDVVKNPDIEQYLLNLKDHLDGVIK
- a CDS encoding general stress protein; translated protein: MKRTLEKRLSYLYTGELFSVITFIFTSYLLNYAYPTLHLYSLYSFWVSLLLLEFILLQGTMYWYVKWKRLKKEKTSVTPIRMIQYLKVLKRINIGLIIAGLIMFTIDFAIWSPQLPLAGLSFALFVYVFALFEYINYYHIQLSYDNISDIKYLIKSKKLKQSCISKDFQRIS
- a CDS encoding SgrR family transcriptional regulator; its protein translation is MKIMDYYIRLRLHAQDQQHIQNSLQELADVLYCSTKNVKILLKKMNEEQLIKWTPGRGRGNKTEIIFVHSFVEALESYTDELLAQEKLKDVFLLLKEPLPPALHKNIEGKLHQHFGYEPSNDMYDILKIPISRKIFPLDPAFVAVTTESHLTSQIFDTLVVYNNVKGKMEPHIAHTWELSEDGLTWTFYLRKDIHFHNETILTSKDVQFSFERLKQVQSPFEWLTEEIVQIETPSPLQIRFHLAKPNLFFLHYVSSMQLAILPRDASIQNHHYIGTGPFKLAHYSEDNIVLEAFTHYFKERALLDRIEFWGIPDHVQIDADYELPNEEEDERHDIQIEEIGCIYASFNFTKPGPHHDIYFRKAWREIYDVETILRNIEGRRTIAASSFFPERSRQVPKRSYSLEKAKEYLKQSTYNGETVHIYFFAFKDSANDANFLKERCKSLGIQVELHPFLVSDYMDRSINKYADIILMGEVFAADHEIAFLNVFKNKSCFINRFMDPHYEKQINCLLDTFLLEENKEKRYKLVYEIEEFLQAEHIILFNYHVLKRKTYPSSLKNVTIDSFGWANFAKLWIQPSTY
- a CDS encoding MDR family MFS transporter is translated as MGFWSMHRNIKIRIITSFLTRTVSTMIFPFMAIYFSIKLGSAIAGALLLINVIASLVIGLYGGYVGDRLGRKKVMIIGQSIQVISIACMGVANSDYVDSPWLTFIFMLVNSLGSGLMNPATEAMLIDVSTPENRKVMYSINYWAINLSIAIGAIFGGLLFENYRLQLFIVLTVVAVITLYVMAVYIEEVYVARKTAEKKNILKDMAESYKVVMKDRAFLIFCAASICTLSLEFQINNYLGVRLQKEFETVHFFFGNGVTFDLTGIRMLSWISAENTILVVLCSALLIKMLKRFNDLKILYVGLFIYTIGFTILGTSNSLWILLIAGLFQTVGEMMYVPVRQSIMADMVPNEARGSYMAINGMVFQLAKMNGALGVMLGSFIASWGMSALYFIVGMSSILLFMKAIGKEKYEDEREVSQIG
- a CDS encoding MFS transporter; this encodes MNKGIFILALATFVAGTVELVIAGILDMIAQDLHVSVGAVGQLISIFSLVFAFGSPILIALTAKIERRKLLIISMSIFFLGNVLSILSTNFAMLLVARIILAASCSIVVVLSITLAASTVSPNLRGRAIGLIFMGLSASLVFGVPLGTLIGENFGWRMTFVLVALLSIIATLGIIKFLPTVQPQPPVPLLEQLATLKSPKIIMIQLISVLELTGHFTVYTYFTPFLQATMGLSVNMISLVLLIFGIASITGGWIGGWTSDKFGGAKTIPIALVLLAISIFLLPLATNSLISLFIDVLFWGALVWMLSPSVQSYLVQAAPDSSDIQLGLNTSFLHLGVALGSGLGGILVNHYPVTTNTWIGGIMVVLALISAIYSVTKIQKNTANQLAVNKN